One window of the Cryptomeria japonica chromosome 7, Sugi_1.0, whole genome shotgun sequence genome contains the following:
- the LOC131056397 gene encoding GEM-like protein 1, with protein sequence MGFNQASHQSSEEYYDPVSANGFEKNDVKCYNPSENFVGQEAAKKDLEEAWERLDFGVKKRSESEKENGIRTQVRSTRPPPPLVANSCGTSIGLSPYVLHSATSPPPTPSRRCKSPFVPSFKSVTKVLAFPSFLWAKVDAFIDRLTKCTKNADSVAEHFWDHVKLGGNVSETMWGKVSLGTKIVTEGGVENVFRLNFIVGPREKLVKSSSCYLSTSVGPIPGLLFISTEQLAFCSDRPLTFKSSNKKNACSYYRVAIPLGRALSVNEFENLDKPGEQYIQIQTVDNHEFWLMGFVNYKKAMKYLQRAVRSH encoded by the exons ATGGGATTCAACCAGGCGAGCCACCAGTCATCTGAGGAGTATTATGATCCTGTATCAGCAAATGGATTTGAAAAAAATGATGTAAAATGCTATAATCCTAGTGAAAATTTTGTAGGACAAGAAGCTGCAAAAAAGGATCTGGAAGAAGCCTGGGAAAGGCTTGATTTTGGTGTGAAAAAAAGGTCTGAGTCAGAAAAAGAGAATGGGATTCGTACACAGGTGAGGAGTACTAGGCCTCCTCCTCCTCTGGTTGCCAATAGCTGTGGTACTTCAATTGGGTTAAGCCCATATGTCTTGCATAGTGCCACGTCACCTCCACCAACCCCTTCAAGGAGGTGTAAATCTCCCTTTGTTCCTTCTTTCAAGAGTGTCACTAAGGTCTTGGCATTCCCTTCTTTTCTCTGGG CTAAAGTTGATGCATTCATAGACCGCTTGACAAAGTGTACCAAGAATGCTGATAGTGTTGCTGAACATTTTTGGGATCACG TAAAGCTTGGGGGAAATGTGTCTGAGACTATGTGGGGAAAGGTGAGCCTTGGGACAAAAATAGTGACAGAAGGAGGGGTTGAGAATGTGTTCAGGCTGAACTTCATTGTTGGTCCAAGAGAAAAGCTTGTAAAATCTTCATCATGTTACTTGTCTACTTCTGTTGGGCCAATACCAGGATTGCTCTTCATATCAACAGAACAATTAGCCTTCTGCAGTGACAGACCTCTTACCTTCAAATCTTCAAACAAAAAAAATGCTTGCAGTTATTACAgg GTTGCTATACCTCTTGGAAGGGcactctctgtgaatgaatttgagAATTTGGACAAGCCTGGAGAGCAATACATTCAAATCCAAACAGTTGATAATCATGAATTTTGGCTTATGGGTTTTGTAAATTATAAGAAAGCCATGAAGTATCTGCAGCGGGCAGTAAGGTCTCATTAG